One window of Stigmatopora nigra isolate UIUO_SnigA chromosome 14, RoL_Snig_1.1, whole genome shotgun sequence genomic DNA carries:
- the gpr101 gene encoding putative G-protein coupled receptor 101, with protein MMPSSQTPALDPNVTGAPRDLDFNFPAPDPARGSAGDCVLKIALISAIVCVSLFGNVLVLLVFQRKPQLLHVANRFVLNLLLADLLQTVLVMPFAIAATVPGVWPLDARMCQALVVLMHLFAFAGVNTIIVVSVDRYLAIIHPLSYPTRMTPHLGTNLIVCTWVVSFLQSTPPLYGWGAIDFNHHHKVCSVVWSYSVSYSAVVATFSFWLPVLVMLGCYWMVFRAARRQNALVHPVQTRSESQRCPQEFRGQSNSPPQGASSPDALPSVKGYPTRARHRSFHYHCKAARVVFVIMASYILSMGPYSILTTISMNARADVPAWLSSLALVLFFLQCCLHPYIYGYMHRSVRKEFHALLCGILCKRGQNSAVETCHTTVGRGRSGLHPHLPNPATRVFPLQTWEECTTSSSPTFERRSRNSRKETTTTSVSSDQEPTVQNKQST; from the coding sequence ATGATGCCCAGCTCTCAGACACCCGCCCTCGACCCCAATGTAACGGGCGCCCCTCGGGATTTGGACTTCAACTTTCCCGCACCAGATCCTGCACGGGGCTCCGCCGGCGACTGCGTGCTCAAGATTGCGCTCATCTCTGCAATCGTTTGCGTGTCTTTGTTTGGGAATGTCTTGGTGTTATTGGTTTTCCAGAGGAAACCACAGCTCCTGCACGTGGCCAACCGTTTTGTCCTTAATCTCCTTTTGGCTGATCTTCTCCAGACCGTGCTAGTCATGCCCTTTGCCATTGCCGCCACTGTACCGGGGGTTTGGCCACTGGATGCCCGAATGTGCCAGGCATTGGTAGTGCTCAtgcatctttttgcatttgCGGGCGTAAACACTATCATTGTTGTCTCCGTGGACCGCTACCTGGCCATTATTCACCCTCTGTCCTACCCCACCAGGATGACACCACACCTGGGCACGAATCTGATCGTCTGCACCTGGGTGGTCAGTTTCTTGCAGAGTACGCCACCCTTATATGGCTGGGGCGCCATCGACTTTAACCACCATCACAAGGTATGCTCAGTGGTCTGGTCCTATAGCGTGTCCTACTCGGCCGTGGTGGCCACCTTCTCTTTCTGGCTTCCGGTTCTGGTCATGCTCGGTTGCTATTGGATGGTATTCCGGGCGGCTCGGAGGCAGAATGCCCTTGTGCACCCGGTGCAGACTCGATCTGAATCCCAGCGTTGCCCTCAGGAATTCCGAGGGCAAAGCAATTCGCCGCCGCAGGGAGCAAGCTCACCCGATGCCCTCCCCTCAGTCAAGGGGTACCCGACTCGTGCCAGGCACCGAAGCTTTCACTACCACTGTAAGGCTGCGCGTGTCGTCTTTGTGATCATGGCTTCATATATCCTCAGCATGGGACCCTACAGCATACTGACCACCATATCCATGAACGCCAGAGCAGATGTACCGGCGTGGCTTTCATCTTTGGCTCTGGTACTCTTCTTCCTGCAGTGCTGCCTCCATCCGTACATCTACGGATACATGCACCGCAGCGTTCGGAAGGAATTCCACGCATTGCTCTGCGGAATCTTATGTAAGCGAGGACAGAACTCAGCTGTAGAGACCTGCCACACTACAGTTGGACGAGGCCGTTCCGGGTTGCACCCTCACTTGCCCAACCCAGCCACCAGGGTCTTTCCGCTGCAAACGTGGGAGGAGTGCACCACGTCTTCTTCGCCCACTTTCGAGAGAAGGTCGAGGAACAGCCGCAAggagaccaccaccaccagcgtCAGTTCGGATCAGGAGCCCACGGTTCAAAACAAGCAAAGCACATAA